One stretch of Micromonospora cremea DNA includes these proteins:
- a CDS encoding SAM-dependent methyltransferase, which yields MPASLSPRLAAIVNALPLQPHSRVLEIGCGPGSAARAIAARLTTGHILAIDRSATAIAQAEAASVEEVASGRMTVRHVAAEEFVPQAHEEPYDVVFAVRVGALDGRHPQVGQRVLQRIAMATTADARLFIDGGDPLRELPIPRS from the coding sequence ATGCCGGCGAGTCTTTCGCCCCGCCTCGCCGCGATCGTGAACGCGCTTCCCCTCCAGCCGCACTCCCGCGTCCTCGAAATCGGATGCGGGCCCGGGTCAGCCGCACGAGCGATCGCGGCTCGACTCACCACTGGCCACATCCTGGCAATCGACCGATCGGCCACCGCCATCGCCCAAGCAGAAGCCGCCTCTGTAGAGGAAGTCGCATCTGGCCGCATGACTGTCCGCCATGTCGCTGCCGAAGAGTTCGTCCCGCAGGCTCACGAAGAACCGTACGACGTAGTGTTCGCTGTCCGCGTCGGCGCTCTCGACGGGCGACATCCCCAGGTCGGTCAGCGGGTACTGCAGCGTATCGCCATGGCGACCACGGCAGACGCCCGGCTCTTCATCGACGGCGGCGATCCGCTTCGTGAACTACCCATCCCACGGTCGTAA
- a CDS encoding integrase core domain-containing protein has product MLLRRDTAKDAELLVLRHENAVLRRQIAGSVRYKPADRFWLAALFGLIPRCRWREVFLVTPGTLLAWHRRFIAAKWDYRARRARTGRPPTKAALKKLVLQLAQDNAKWGHRRIQGELARLGHPIAASTVWEILHAAGIDPAPRRTGPTWRQFLTNQAQGIIAVDFLHIDTALGRRLYALAFLEHGSRRLHIAGVTAHPTREWAVQQARNLAADLGTRMESLRFVLRDRDGKYGQSFDAVFEAEEMEILKCAPQAPRMNAHCERVIGSIRREALNHVLIMNEAHARHVLATYERHYNEHRPHRARNQLPPGADQQPITVHELESRRLLRTRILGGVINEYRYAA; this is encoded by the coding sequence GTGCTGCTGCGCCGCGACACGGCCAAGGACGCCGAGTTGCTTGTACTCCGGCATGAGAACGCGGTGCTGCGCCGTCAGATCGCCGGCTCAGTCCGCTACAAGCCCGCGGACCGGTTCTGGCTGGCCGCCCTCTTCGGCCTGATACCCCGCTGCCGCTGGCGTGAGGTCTTCCTTGTCACGCCCGGGACCCTGCTGGCCTGGCACCGCAGGTTCATCGCCGCCAAGTGGGACTACAGGGCCCGGCGCGCCCGCACCGGACGCCCGCCGACCAAGGCAGCACTCAAGAAGCTGGTCCTGCAGCTCGCTCAAGACAACGCGAAATGGGGGCACAGGCGGATCCAAGGCGAGCTGGCCCGACTCGGTCACCCCATCGCCGCCTCGACGGTCTGGGAGATCCTCCACGCGGCGGGCATCGACCCAGCCCCACGCCGTACCGGCCCGACCTGGCGCCAGTTCCTCACCAACCAGGCCCAGGGCATCATCGCCGTCGACTTCCTGCATATCGACACCGCCCTCGGCAGGCGCCTGTATGCGCTGGCGTTCCTCGAACACGGCAGCCGGCGCCTGCACATCGCCGGCGTCACCGCCCACCCCACCCGGGAGTGGGCGGTACAACAGGCCCGGAACCTGGCCGCCGACCTCGGCACGCGCATGGAGTCCCTGCGCTTCGTGCTGCGCGACCGCGACGGCAAGTACGGCCAGTCCTTCGACGCCGTCTTCGAGGCCGAGGAGATGGAGATCCTCAAGTGTGCACCGCAGGCCCCTCGGATGAACGCCCACTGCGAGCGGGTCATCGGCAGCATCCGGCGCGAGGCCCTGAACCATGTGCTCATCATGAACGAGGCCCACGCCCGGCACGTCCTGGCCACCTACGAGCGGCACTACAACGAGCACCGGCCCCACCGGGCCCGCAACCAACTCCCGCCGGGCGCTGACCAACAGCCCATCACCGTGCACGAGCTCGAAAGCCGCCGACTCCTGCGTACCCGCATCCTCGGCGGCGTCATCAACGAGTACCGCTATGCCGCTTGA
- a CDS encoding VOC family protein — MTDIPPGAPAWVDLFTTDLAGAARFYAPLFGWAVAEADRQPPADGHVVFHQQGKPVAGAGPGAGPQLPLAWMPYLATDDADGAGRRVTAAGGRVLTEPFDVLGSRRTALFADPAGAPFGVWQSLGIPGAGVFDVPGSLTWAELTTREWDRAKEFYGSVFGWTADDQPMGPITYTTWQLDGSPVAGMMPMIGEDWGDLPSHWMVYFAVSDTDAVADEAQRLGGAVSVQPTDLRRGRFAVLTDPQGAFFSILGPTLPT, encoded by the coding sequence ATGACGGATATTCCACCGGGAGCACCCGCCTGGGTCGACCTGTTCACCACCGACCTCGCTGGCGCGGCGCGCTTCTACGCGCCCCTGTTCGGCTGGGCCGTCGCCGAGGCGGACCGGCAACCCCCGGCTGACGGTCACGTCGTCTTCCACCAGCAGGGCAAACCGGTGGCCGGTGCCGGGCCGGGAGCCGGCCCGCAACTTCCGCTTGCCTGGATGCCCTACCTGGCGACCGACGACGCCGACGGGGCCGGCCGGCGGGTGACCGCCGCCGGCGGCCGGGTTCTGACCGAGCCCTTCGACGTCCTCGGCTCCCGGCGGACGGCGCTCTTCGCCGACCCGGCCGGCGCACCGTTCGGGGTGTGGCAGTCGCTTGGCATCCCGGGGGCCGGGGTGTTCGATGTACCCGGCTCGCTGACCTGGGCGGAGCTGACCACGCGGGAGTGGGACCGGGCGAAGGAGTTCTACGGCTCGGTGTTCGGCTGGACGGCGGACGACCAACCGATGGGCCCGATCACCTACACCACCTGGCAGCTGGATGGCAGCCCCGTCGCCGGGATGATGCCCATGATCGGCGAAGATTGGGGTGACCTCCCGTCGCACTGGATGGTCTACTTCGCGGTGTCGGACACCGACGCCGTCGCGGACGAGGCGCAACGGTTGGGCGGGGCGGTCTCCGTCCAGCCGACCGATCTGAGGCGGGGCCGGTTCGCCGTGCTCACCGATCCGCAGGGGGCGTTCTTCTCGATCCTCGGGCCTACTCTGCCGACCTGA